The following proteins are co-located in the Symphalangus syndactylus isolate Jambi chromosome 21, NHGRI_mSymSyn1-v2.1_pri, whole genome shotgun sequence genome:
- the LOC129471554 gene encoding olfactory receptor 5K2: MAEENHTMKNEFILTGFTDHPELKTLLFVVFFAIYLITVVGNIGLVALIFIHRRLHIPMYLFLGNLALVDSCCACAITPKMLENFFSEDKRISLYECAVQFYFLCTVETADCFLLAAMAYDRYVAICNPLQYHTMMSKKLCIQMTTGAFIAGNLHSMIRVGLVFRLVFCGSNHINHFYCDVLPLYRLSRADPFINELVQLIFSGSIQVFTIGSVLISYLYILLTIFRMKSKEGRAKAFSTCASHFSSVSLFYGSIFFIYIRPNLLEGGGNDIPAAILFTIVVPLLNPFIYSLRNKEVISVLRKVLLKIKSQESVNK; encoded by the coding sequence ATGGCTGAAGAAAATCATACCATGAAAAATGAGTTTATCCTTACAGGATTTACAGATCACCCTGAGCTGAAGACTCTTCTGTTTGTGGTGTTCTTTGCCATCTATCTGATCACCGTGGTGGGGAATATTGGTTTGGTGGCACTGATATTTATACACCGTCGGCTTCACATACCAATGTACCTCTTTCTGGGAAACCTGGCTCTTGTGGATTCTTGCTGTGCCTGTGCCATTACCCCCAAAATGTTAGAGAACTTCTTTTCTGAGGACAAAAGGATTTCCCTCTATGAATGTGCagtacagttttattttctttgcaccGTGGAAACTGCAGACTGCTTTCTACTGGCAGCAATGGCCTATGACCGCTATGTGGCCATATGCAACCCACTGCAGTACCACACCATGATGTCCAAGAAACTCTGCATTCAGATGACCACAGGGGCCTTCATAGCTGGAAACCTGCATTCCATGATTCGTGTGGGGCTTGTATTTAGGTTAGTTTTCTGTGGATCGAATCACATCAACCACTTTTACTGTGATGTTCTTCCCTTGTATAGACTCTCCCGTGCTGACCCCTTCATCAATGAGCTGGTTCAACTCATCTTCTCAGGTTCAATTCAAGTCTTTACCATAGGTAGTGTCTTAATATCTTATCTCTATATTCTTCTTACTATTTTCAGAATGAAATCCAAAGAGGGAAGGGCCAAAGCCTTTTCTACTTGTGCATCCCACTTTTCATCAGTTTCATTATTCTATGgatctatttttttcatatacattaGACCGAATTTGCTTGAAGGAGGAGGTAATGATATACCAGCTGCTATTTTATTTACAATAGTAGTTCCCTTACTAAATCCTTTCATTTATagtctgagaaacaaagaagtaATAAGTGTCTTAAGAAAAGTTCTgctgaaaataaaatctcaagaAAGTGTGAACAAATGA